From the genome of Streptomyces sp. V1I1, one region includes:
- a CDS encoding aldehyde dehydrogenase — protein sequence MGAPPLLRTSVRHALPYSYHEVLNPATGQVVETVRATTAAEVDAAVARAAKAQQGWAAAAPADRARLLRRFAAVVDEHLEELAQLEVREAGHTIGNARWEAGNVRDLLDFAAGGVERLNGRQIPVAGGLDITILEPLGVIGVIAPWNFPMPIAAWGTAPALAAGNAVLLKPAETTPLTALRLAELALEAGLPEHLFQVLPGAGDEAGNALVEHPGVAKIVFTGSTRVGKQIMAKCADRVKRVTLELGGKSPNIVFADSDLEAAVAATPMSFLDNSGQDCCARTRILVQSSVYDRFLDLLAPAIESVVVGDPADENTQMGPLISQAQLERVRAYVPDELKAIRGTAPQGPGFWFPPTVLTDLAPDAPAACEEVFGPVAVVLPFDDEADAIRLANATEYGLSGSIWTRDVGRAIRVSRAVAAGNLSVNSHSSVRYSTPFGGYQQSGLGRELGPDALTAFTETKNVFISTEA from the coding sequence CTGGGAGCTCCGCCGCTCCTTCGAACGTCTGTGAGGCACGCTTTGCCGTACTCGTACCATGAGGTGCTCAATCCCGCGACCGGGCAGGTCGTCGAGACCGTCCGGGCGACGACGGCCGCCGAGGTCGACGCCGCCGTCGCGAGGGCCGCAAAGGCCCAGCAGGGCTGGGCGGCCGCCGCACCCGCCGACCGGGCCAGGCTGCTGCGCCGCTTCGCTGCGGTCGTCGACGAACACCTCGAAGAACTCGCCCAGTTGGAGGTGCGGGAGGCCGGGCACACCATCGGCAACGCCCGCTGGGAAGCCGGCAACGTCCGCGACCTCCTCGACTTCGCGGCCGGGGGAGTCGAGCGCCTGAATGGCCGTCAGATCCCCGTCGCGGGCGGCCTCGACATCACCATCCTCGAACCGCTCGGCGTCATCGGCGTGATCGCGCCCTGGAACTTCCCCATGCCGATCGCCGCCTGGGGCACGGCCCCGGCCCTCGCTGCCGGCAACGCCGTCCTCCTCAAGCCTGCGGAGACCACCCCGCTCACCGCGCTGCGGCTGGCCGAACTCGCCCTGGAGGCAGGCCTGCCCGAGCACCTCTTCCAGGTGCTGCCGGGTGCGGGCGACGAAGCGGGCAACGCGCTGGTCGAGCACCCGGGCGTCGCGAAGATCGTGTTCACCGGCTCCACCCGCGTCGGCAAGCAGATCATGGCCAAGTGCGCGGACCGCGTGAAGCGCGTGACCCTCGAACTCGGCGGCAAGAGCCCCAACATCGTCTTCGCCGACTCCGACCTCGAAGCCGCCGTCGCCGCCACGCCCATGTCCTTCCTCGACAACAGCGGGCAGGACTGCTGCGCCCGCACCCGCATCCTGGTGCAGAGCTCGGTCTACGACCGTTTCCTGGACCTTCTCGCCCCGGCGATCGAGTCCGTCGTCGTCGGCGACCCGGCCGACGAGAACACTCAGATGGGCCCGCTGATCTCGCAGGCGCAGCTGGAGCGGGTACGTGCCTACGTCCCCGACGAGCTGAAGGCGATCCGCGGCACCGCCCCACAAGGCCCCGGATTCTGGTTCCCGCCGACCGTCCTCACCGACCTCGCGCCGGACGCCCCCGCCGCCTGCGAAGAGGTCTTCGGCCCGGTGGCCGTCGTCCTCCCCTTCGACGACGAGGCCGACGCGATCCGGCTCGCCAACGCCACCGAGTACGGCCTGTCCGGCTCCATCTGGACCCGCGACGTGGGCCGCGCGATCCGCGTCTCCCGCGCCGTCGCCGCCGGCAACCTCTCCGTCAACTCCCACTCCAGCGTCCGCTACTCGACGCCGTTCGGCGGCTACCAGCAGTCCGGCCTCGGCCGCGAACTCGGCCCCGACGCCCTCACCGCTTTCACCGAAACCAAGAACGTCTTCATCAGCACGGAGGCCTGA
- a CDS encoding amino acid deaminase/aldolase, which translates to MTPRAADRARYDRATAHLDAPLAVVDLDAFDANADDLVRRAGGKPIRLASKSVRCRALLERVLARDGFAGIMSFTLDESLWLARAGFDDVLLAYPSADRSGFAELAGDPKLAAAVTVMVDDAAQLELIDCSRAGGKEEIRVCLELDTALHLLGGRVRIGARRSPLREPAQLAELARSIARRPGFRLVGLMAYEGHVAGVGDAVAGSPLRSRAVRLMQSAARKELAARRAAVVRAVRAVTPGLEFVNGGGTGSVQHTAAEDAVTEIAAGSGLYVPRLFDNYTSFTGRPAALFAQPVVRRPGVGVVTVLGGGYPASGAAGADRLPVPYLPEGLRYDPQEGPGEVQTPLLGSAADDLLIGDKVWFRHAKAGELCERFDTLQLIAGDRVTGTAPTYRGEGRTFL; encoded by the coding sequence ATGACTCCCCGTGCCGCTGACCGGGCCCGCTACGACAGGGCCACCGCCCATCTCGATGCGCCGCTCGCAGTCGTCGATCTCGACGCGTTCGACGCCAACGCCGATGATCTGGTGCGCAGAGCGGGCGGCAAGCCCATCCGGCTGGCGAGCAAGTCCGTGCGCTGCCGGGCACTCCTCGAACGGGTGCTGGCGCGGGACGGGTTCGCGGGGATCATGTCGTTCACGCTGGACGAGTCGCTGTGGCTGGCGCGGGCCGGGTTCGACGACGTACTGCTGGCCTACCCGTCCGCGGACCGGTCCGGGTTCGCGGAGCTCGCGGGCGACCCCAAGCTCGCGGCCGCCGTGACCGTGATGGTCGACGACGCGGCACAGCTGGAGCTGATCGACTGCTCACGGGCCGGCGGCAAGGAGGAGATCCGGGTCTGTCTGGAACTCGACACCGCGCTGCACCTGCTGGGCGGCAGGGTACGGATCGGGGCCCGGCGTTCGCCGCTGCGTGAGCCGGCCCAGCTGGCCGAGCTGGCGCGGTCGATCGCGCGCCGCCCGGGCTTCCGGCTGGTGGGGCTGATGGCGTACGAGGGACATGTGGCGGGTGTCGGGGACGCCGTGGCGGGCAGTCCGCTGCGTTCGCGGGCCGTCCGGCTGATGCAGTCCGCGGCCCGTAAGGAGCTGGCGGCACGGCGGGCCGCGGTGGTGCGGGCGGTGCGGGCCGTGACGCCGGGCCTGGAGTTCGTCAACGGCGGCGGCACCGGCAGCGTGCAGCACACCGCGGCCGAGGACGCGGTGACCGAGATCGCCGCCGGGTCCGGGCTGTATGTCCCTCGGCTGTTCGACAACTACACCTCGTTCACGGGGCGTCCGGCCGCGCTCTTCGCCCAGCCGGTGGTGCGCAGGCCGGGTGTGGGCGTGGTGACGGTTCTCGGCGGCGGCTACCCGGCATCGGGCGCGGCCGGCGCGGACCGGCTGCCCGTCCCGTATCTCCCGGAAGGGCTGCGCTACGACCCGCAGGAGGGGCCCGGCGAGGTGCAGACCCCGCTGCTCGGCTCGGCCGCCGACGATCTGCTGATCGGCGACAAGGTGTGGTTCCGGCACGCCAAGGCCGGGGAGCTGTGTGAGCGCTTCGACACGCTGCAACTGATAGCGGGCGACCGGGTGACGGGGACCGCGCCCACGTACCGGGGCGAAGGCCGCACCTTCCTCTGA
- a CDS encoding DUF2510 domain-containing protein produces MSMTTPAGWYPDPNVPGSERWWDGAAWTAHARAVQAQVQAQTPAQTAAQAQAAGFGPPTVPMQQSAPGGGGKARLVALGTAGVVLVAAVATGAVLLGKDDGDTKPESAPSVSEPASTTADPKNSQAATPPTGDDSALLTDQLNGITMAVPEGWEKSDSSLDAGTTMVTDQTYDCPGGGSPLCRHGRVSSITATQTDVNSPAALAKQDIVTAADKAYEEDTLGNRIHGGIKSHAVIKSQSIAVAGRAGYLVRWRVTTGAGPGGYVQSLAFPSTVGTGAMVVVRFAFDAGPDGPKLADMDKIAASIRPIGDSTSGGVGSSIGP; encoded by the coding sequence ATGAGCATGACGACCCCGGCGGGCTGGTACCCGGACCCCAACGTGCCGGGCAGCGAGCGCTGGTGGGACGGGGCCGCCTGGACCGCGCACGCGCGCGCGGTCCAGGCGCAGGTCCAGGCGCAGACCCCGGCGCAGACCGCGGCCCAGGCCCAGGCCGCCGGGTTCGGTCCGCCGACCGTGCCGATGCAGCAGTCGGCACCCGGAGGCGGCGGCAAGGCGCGACTGGTGGCGCTCGGCACCGCGGGCGTGGTGCTCGTCGCGGCGGTGGCCACCGGCGCGGTGCTGCTCGGGAAGGACGACGGGGATACGAAGCCCGAGTCCGCGCCGAGCGTTTCCGAACCTGCCTCGACGACGGCGGACCCGAAGAACAGCCAGGCAGCCACCCCGCCCACGGGCGACGACTCCGCGCTGCTGACCGACCAGCTCAACGGCATCACCATGGCCGTCCCCGAGGGCTGGGAGAAGTCCGACAGCTCCCTCGACGCGGGCACCACGATGGTGACGGACCAGACCTACGACTGCCCGGGAGGCGGCTCCCCGCTCTGCCGGCACGGCCGGGTGTCGTCGATCACCGCCACCCAGACCGACGTGAACTCGCCCGCGGCGCTCGCCAAACAGGACATCGTGACGGCCGCGGACAAGGCGTACGAGGAAGACACCCTCGGCAACCGTATCCACGGCGGGATCAAGTCCCACGCCGTGATCAAGTCCCAGTCCATCGCCGTCGCCGGGCGGGCGGGCTATCTGGTGCGCTGGCGGGTCACCACCGGAGCGGGCCCCGGCGGGTATGTCCAGTCGCTGGCCTTCCCCTCGACGGTGGGCACCGGGGCGATGGTCGTCGTCCGCTTCGCCTTCGACGCGGGTCCGGACGGGCCGAAGCTCGCCGACATGGACAAGATCGCCGCGAGCATCCGCCCGATCGGCGACTCCACGAGCGGCGGAGTCGGCAGCAGCATCGGCCCATAA
- a CDS encoding 3-oxoacyl-ACP reductase: MTAQNICRRLVGRTAVITGAGSGIGLATARRLATEGANVVCADIDETAGKAAADEVGGTFVRVDVTDAEQVEALFKTAYDTYGSVDIAFNNAGISPPDDDSILTTGLDAWKRVQEVNLTSVFLCCKAAIPYMQRQGRGSIINTASFVAVMGAATSQISYTASKGGVLAMSRELGVQFAREGIRVNALCPGPVNTPLLQELFAKDPERAARRLVHIPAGRFADADEIAAAVAFLASDDSSFINATDFLVDGGIAGAYVTPV, encoded by the coding sequence ATGACCGCCCAGAACATCTGCCGCCGCCTCGTCGGCCGTACCGCCGTCATCACCGGCGCCGGCAGCGGCATCGGCCTGGCCACCGCGCGCCGCCTCGCCACCGAGGGTGCCAACGTCGTCTGCGCCGACATCGACGAGACCGCGGGCAAGGCCGCGGCCGACGAGGTCGGCGGCACGTTCGTACGCGTCGACGTCACCGACGCCGAGCAGGTCGAGGCGCTGTTCAAGACCGCGTACGACACCTACGGCAGCGTCGACATCGCCTTCAACAACGCGGGCATCTCGCCCCCCGACGACGACTCGATCCTCACCACGGGCCTGGATGCCTGGAAGCGTGTCCAGGAGGTCAACCTCACCTCCGTCTTCCTGTGTTGCAAGGCCGCCATCCCCTACATGCAGCGCCAGGGCCGCGGCTCGATCATCAACACCGCGTCGTTCGTGGCCGTCATGGGCGCGGCGACCTCCCAGATCTCGTACACCGCGTCCAAGGGCGGCGTGCTCGCCATGTCGCGCGAGCTCGGCGTGCAGTTCGCCCGCGAGGGGATCCGGGTCAACGCGCTGTGCCCCGGGCCGGTCAACACCCCGCTGCTGCAGGAGCTGTTCGCCAAGGACCCGGAGCGCGCCGCGCGCCGCCTGGTCCACATCCCGGCCGGACGGTTCGCGGATGCGGACGAGATCGCCGCCGCCGTGGCCTTCCTCGCCAGCGACGACTCCTCGTTCATCAACGCGACCGACTTCCTCGTCGACGGCGGAATCGCGGGCGCGTACGTCACTCCCGTGTAG